From Flavobacterium sp. 102, a single genomic window includes:
- a CDS encoding trehalose synthase: protein MIDAKINEDEFINPYVFKTDWKTAFEDEEFIKVFSSDILENYIINKRWYGGKASTLKYIEVVDWFKITSKKNTYYGVLLEVNFKEAFYQHYFMPISFMSEDELDTNTIIAPVKMGGQEGFLVDALHQEDFRKLLFDKIVTSAGKDDKVKFHKGEKLEETEYKSSKFMGVEQSNTSIIYNGTLVLKIFRRIYISMNPDYEISRFLTETMDFQHSPAYTGSISVVLSEGNITLGLMQELVPNQGDAWQFMLEEVDRIFDNLKHKKIKIAKLPDIELFKRLKINEVPHEIIDWAGLSIFLRIHTLATRTAEMHIALGGDIRDTAFTPTTYNGDYTVWLKNRLTYQFQNRLNILENNLHKLDGLALELANQFLDNKKEIRKLFLDFDWTKMKSERIRIHGDYHLGQVLVNGDDFYLLDFEGEPESTIRDRKVKQPPLKDVAGMFRSFHYSIYATLFNNKDKYPYEQKELFQAGEILFKYFVGVFLQTYTEVAQGGNLNIGYRKEIDFLLKYCILEKAVYELGYELNSRPRWAVIPLTGIASIMEFEAKV from the coding sequence ATGATTGATGCTAAAATTAATGAAGATGAATTTATCAATCCGTACGTTTTTAAAACGGATTGGAAGACAGCCTTTGAAGACGAAGAGTTTATAAAAGTTTTCTCTTCAGATATCTTGGAAAACTATATCATCAACAAACGATGGTATGGTGGAAAAGCCAGCACACTAAAGTATATTGAAGTTGTGGATTGGTTCAAAATCACTTCTAAAAAGAATACTTATTATGGTGTTTTGTTGGAAGTGAATTTTAAAGAGGCTTTTTATCAACATTATTTTATGCCGATTTCCTTCATGTCGGAAGACGAATTGGATACCAATACCATCATCGCGCCTGTAAAAATGGGCGGACAAGAAGGATTTTTAGTTGATGCATTACACCAAGAAGATTTTCGAAAATTACTATTTGATAAAATCGTCACTTCCGCCGGGAAGGACGACAAAGTCAAATTCCACAAAGGCGAAAAACTCGAAGAAACCGAATACAAATCGTCCAAGTTTATGGGCGTAGAGCAAAGCAATACTTCCATTATTTACAATGGAACTTTGGTGCTGAAAATCTTCCGAAGAATCTACATCAGCATGAATCCCGATTATGAAATCAGTCGATTTTTGACCGAAACAATGGATTTCCAACATTCGCCGGCTTACACCGGAAGCATCAGCGTCGTTTTATCCGAAGGCAATATTACTTTGGGATTAATGCAAGAACTGGTGCCGAATCAAGGTGATGCGTGGCAATTCATGCTCGAAGAAGTCGACCGGATTTTTGATAACCTCAAACACAAAAAAATCAAAATCGCCAAATTACCGGATATCGAATTGTTCAAGCGCTTAAAAATAAATGAAGTGCCACACGAAATCATCGATTGGGCAGGATTGAGCATTTTTCTACGCATTCACACTTTGGCCACAAGAACAGCCGAAATGCACATCGCACTCGGTGGCGACATTCGCGATACGGCTTTTACGCCAACGACCTACAACGGCGATTACACCGTTTGGCTCAAAAATCGGCTGACGTATCAGTTCCAAAACCGATTGAATATTTTAGAAAATAACTTGCACAAACTCGACGGTTTGGCACTCGAACTCGCCAATCAATTCCTCGATAATAAAAAAGAAATTAGAAAATTGTTCCTCGATTTCGACTGGACGAAAATGAAATCCGAACGCATCCGAATCCACGGCGATTACCATCTCGGACAAGTGTTGGTCAACGGTGACGATTTTTATTTGCTCGATTTTGAAGGCGAACCCGAAAGTACGATTCGCGACCGAAAAGTAAAACAACCGCCGCTGAAAGATGTTGCCGGAATGTTCCGTTCGTTCCATTATTCAATTTACGCGACGCTTTTTAACAATAAGGACAAATATCCATACGAACAAAAAGAGTTGTTCCAAGCAGGTGAAATCTTGTTCAAATATTTCGTAGGCGTGTTTTTGCAAACCTACACCGAAGTCGCCCAAGGAGGCAATCTCAACATTGGTTACCGAAAAGAAATCGACTTCCTGCTCAAATATTGCATCCTAGAAAAAGCGGTTTACGAACTCGGTTACGAACTCAACTCAAGACCACGCTGGGCCGTAATTCCACTCACCGGAATCGCCAGTATAATGGAATTTGAAGCGAAAGTGTAG
- the glgB gene encoding 1,4-alpha-glucan branching protein GlgB, which yields MNQVQVHSLFTDFDIDLFKAGKHFRLYEKLGAHLTEVNGVKGVYFAVWAPSARSVSVVGDFNYWIQGEHQLNVRWDASGIWEGFIPGVDKGTTYKYKIQSNNNGIITEKADPFALYCEHPPQTASVIWDLDYKWKDKKWMDTRKDKNGLDKPYSVYEVHLGSWRRNSEGNFLTYLEMADQLVAYVKETGFTHVEFMPVMEYPYDPSWGYQLVGYFAPTSRFGKPQDFMVLVDKLHQAGIGVILDWVPSHFPDDAHGLGFFDGSNLYEHPDRRKGYHPDWKSLVFNYGRNEVRSFLISNAIFWLQQYHVDGLRVDAVASMLYLDYSRKEGEWEPNIYGGRENLDTISFLKDFNEAVYSAFPDVQTIAEESTSFPMVSRPTFIGGLGFGMKWMMGWMHDTLQYFKKEPVYRRFHQNDLTFSMTYAFTENFMLPLSHDEVVYGKHSILGRMPGDEWQKFANLRLLYGYMFTHPGGKLLFQGAEFGQSSEWNFEGSLDWHLLQFGYHNGIKKCITDLNALYKNNPAMHEKQFHVDGFEWINYSDSENAVLSYIRKGLNPKDDLIVVANFTPVVRENYRIGLPTKGKLTQIFNSDSTEYNGSGVVMTKPIKIDKTAWNYRDYSAELVLPPLGVTVYKIS from the coding sequence ATGAACCAAGTACAAGTACATTCGCTTTTTACCGATTTTGATATCGATTTATTCAAAGCCGGAAAACATTTCAGACTCTATGAAAAACTCGGCGCTCATCTCACCGAAGTGAATGGCGTAAAAGGCGTTTACTTTGCCGTTTGGGCACCATCGGCGCGTTCGGTTTCCGTAGTCGGCGATTTTAATTATTGGATACAAGGCGAACACCAACTCAATGTACGTTGGGATGCTTCAGGCATCTGGGAAGGATTTATTCCCGGCGTTGATAAAGGCACCACTTACAAATACAAAATACAATCCAACAATAACGGGATTATCACGGAGAAAGCCGATCCGTTTGCACTTTACTGTGAACATCCGCCACAAACCGCCTCGGTCATTTGGGACTTAGATTACAAGTGGAAAGACAAGAAATGGATGGACACGCGTAAAGACAAAAACGGTTTAGACAAACCTTATTCCGTTTACGAAGTACATTTAGGTTCGTGGCGCAGAAACAGCGAAGGCAACTTTCTGACGTATTTGGAAATGGCCGACCAATTGGTCGCTTATGTCAAAGAAACCGGTTTCACCCACGTCGAATTCATGCCGGTGATGGAATATCCGTATGATCCGTCTTGGGGTTATCAATTGGTGGGTTATTTTGCACCAACTTCCCGTTTTGGTAAACCGCAGGATTTCATGGTTTTGGTCGATAAATTACACCAAGCCGGAATCGGAGTCATCTTGGATTGGGTGCCATCCCATTTCCCCGATGACGCGCACGGACTAGGATTTTTCGACGGTTCGAACTTATACGAGCATCCCGACAGAAGAAAAGGCTATCATCCCGATTGGAAAAGTTTGGTGTTCAATTATGGCCGCAATGAAGTGCGTTCGTTCTTAATCAGTAATGCTATTTTCTGGTTGCAACAATACCACGTTGACGGTTTACGAGTGGATGCTGTTGCGTCAATGTTATACTTAGATTATTCTAGAAAGGAAGGCGAATGGGAACCGAATATCTACGGCGGAAGAGAAAACTTAGACACCATTAGTTTCCTAAAAGATTTCAATGAAGCAGTTTATTCTGCTTTCCCGGATGTACAGACCATAGCCGAAGAAAGTACCAGCTTTCCAATGGTGTCGCGACCAACTTTCATCGGTGGTTTAGGCTTCGGCATGAAATGGATGATGGGCTGGATGCACGATACGTTACAATATTTTAAAAAAGAACCGGTTTACCGACGTTTCCACCAAAACGATTTGACTTTCTCAATGACGTATGCGTTTACCGAGAACTTTATGCTACCGTTGTCACATGACGAAGTGGTTTACGGCAAACATTCCATTTTAGGCAGAATGCCCGGCGATGAATGGCAGAAATTTGCCAATCTTCGTTTGTTGTACGGCTATATGTTCACACATCCGGGCGGAAAATTATTGTTTCAAGGTGCCGAATTCGGGCAAAGCAGCGAATGGAATTTTGAAGGCAGTTTAGATTGGCATTTGCTACAGTTTGGTTATCATAATGGCATCAAAAAATGCATTACCGATTTGAATGCGTTATACAAAAACAATCCGGCTATGCACGAAAAGCAATTCCACGTGGATGGTTTTGAATGGATCAATTATTCCGATAGTGAAAATGCGGTCTTGAGTTATATCCGCAAAGGATTAAACCCAAAAGATGATTTGATTGTCGTGGCCAATTTTACGCCGGTAGTTAGAGAGAATTACAGAATTGGTCTACCAACGAAAGGAAAGCTTACACAAATTTTCAACTCCGACAGTACAGAATACAACGGAAGCGGCGTTGTAATGACCAAACCTATCAAAATCGACAAAACGGCGTGGAATTACCGAGACTATTCAGCCGAATTGGTTTTGCCACCATTAGGCGTTACTGTTTATAAGATTTCGTAA
- a CDS encoding glycoside hydrolase family 31 protein, whose protein sequence is MITNQELEFKGDQFPSKIVSFEQDVDSIYFNTDNNVILKITILRDSLIRFRYTTKGYFSNDFSYAIDKTQSHGYNQLEVIEEQQFYLIKTSKVFCKINKKDLKISIHDIDGFTILEDEIGFHWEECYEHGGNIVKMSKVSKDGESFYGLGDKPTHLNLKGKRVENWATDQYAFHKDQEPLYKVVPFYIGLHHNKAYGIFFDNTFRTFFDFCHERRNVTSFWAEGGEMNYYFFYGPKMSDVVINYTHLTGKPELPPMWTLGYHQCKWSYYPESKVKEVTSKFRELKIPCDAIYLDIDYMEGFRCFTWSKEYFPEPKRMVAELAAAGFKTVVIIDPGIKIDKDYWVYQEALKNEYFCKRADGPYMKGKVWPGECNFPDYTNPEVREWWAGLFKELISEIGVKGVWNDMNEPAVMDVPGKTFPNDVRHDYDGNPCSHRKAHNVYGTQMARATYEGVKRFAYPKRPFIITRSAYSGAQRYTSSWTGDNVASWEHLWIANIQMQRMSMSGMGFTGSDIGGFAEQPSGELYARWIQLGVFHPFCRTHSSGDHGEQEPWSFGDEVIDITRKFVELRYQLLPYLYTMFWQYVNEGTPMLKPLVYFDQDDFHTHYRTDEFIFGNQILVCPILEPNAQGRRMYLPKGNWYNFWTNELVEGKKELWIKTSFDQIPIFIKEGAIIPKYPVQQYVGELQFDELTLDAYYKFGKEKSTVYEDAQDGYDYNKGRFSLRTFTLNGKEKELIIQQHTEGTFETKYSRFKINLKGLPFKVKRIELDNEKITLDQVQLNGDNSLIIGKDFTEIHLFGG, encoded by the coding sequence ATGATTACCAACCAAGAACTTGAATTTAAAGGCGATCAATTCCCTTCCAAAATAGTTTCTTTCGAACAAGATGTTGACAGTATTTATTTCAATACCGACAACAACGTAATATTAAAAATCACCATACTTCGCGACAGCTTAATTCGTTTCAGATATACAACCAAAGGCTACTTTAGCAACGATTTCTCTTATGCTATAGACAAGACCCAATCGCATGGTTACAACCAATTAGAAGTTATAGAAGAACAACAATTTTACTTAATTAAAACCAGTAAGGTTTTTTGTAAAATCAACAAAAAAGATTTAAAGATTTCTATACATGATATCGATGGGTTTACCATTTTGGAAGACGAAATCGGTTTCCATTGGGAAGAATGTTATGAACATGGTGGCAATATTGTAAAAATGAGTAAGGTGTCTAAAGATGGCGAAAGTTTTTACGGTTTGGGTGACAAACCAACACATTTAAATCTAAAAGGGAAACGAGTAGAAAATTGGGCAACCGACCAATATGCCTTCCATAAAGACCAAGAGCCTTTGTATAAAGTTGTTCCGTTTTACATAGGCTTACACCACAATAAAGCTTACGGAATTTTCTTTGACAATACCTTCAGAACTTTCTTTGACTTTTGTCATGAACGCAGAAATGTTACTAGTTTTTGGGCAGAAGGTGGAGAAATGAATTATTATTTCTTCTATGGTCCGAAAATGAGCGATGTTGTTATTAATTATACGCATTTAACAGGAAAGCCTGAATTGCCGCCAATGTGGACATTAGGTTACCACCAATGTAAATGGAGTTATTATCCTGAAAGCAAAGTCAAAGAAGTCACGAGTAAATTTAGAGAGTTAAAAATTCCCTGTGATGCGATTTATTTAGACATCGATTATATGGAAGGCTTCCGATGCTTTACTTGGAGCAAAGAATATTTCCCTGAACCCAAAAGAATGGTTGCTGAATTGGCGGCAGCTGGTTTTAAAACGGTAGTGATTATCGATCCGGGAATCAAAATTGATAAAGATTATTGGGTTTACCAAGAAGCTTTAAAAAATGAATATTTCTGTAAACGTGCCGATGGTCCTTACATGAAAGGAAAAGTTTGGCCGGGCGAATGCAATTTCCCCGATTATACCAATCCGGAAGTCCGCGAATGGTGGGCTGGATTATTCAAAGAATTGATTTCGGAAATCGGCGTAAAAGGCGTTTGGAACGATATGAACGAACCGGCCGTAATGGACGTTCCCGGAAAAACTTTTCCGAATGACGTACGCCACGATTATGACGGGAATCCATGCAGCCACAGAAAAGCACACAACGTTTACGGAACGCAAATGGCGCGTGCGACTTATGAAGGTGTAAAACGTTTTGCTTATCCGAAAAGACCGTTTATTATCACTCGTTCTGCTTATTCCGGTGCGCAGCGTTATACTTCGTCTTGGACAGGCGATAACGTTGCCAGTTGGGAACATTTATGGATTGCCAACATCCAAATGCAACGCATGTCAATGTCAGGAATGGGTTTTACCGGTTCTGATATCGGTGGTTTTGCCGAGCAACCTTCGGGTGAATTGTATGCACGTTGGATTCAGCTTGGCGTATTCCATCCTTTCTGCAGAACGCATTCTTCGGGTGATCACGGCGAACAAGAACCTTGGTCATTTGGTGATGAAGTCATTGATATTACGCGAAAATTTGTAGAATTGCGTTACCAATTGTTGCCGTATTTGTACACTATGTTTTGGCAGTATGTCAACGAAGGAACGCCGATGTTGAAACCATTGGTGTATTTCGATCAAGATGATTTCCATACGCATTACAGAACTGATGAGTTTATTTTTGGGAATCAAATTTTAGTGTGTCCAATATTGGAACCAAACGCACAAGGTCGCAGAATGTATTTACCAAAAGGCAATTGGTACAATTTCTGGACAAATGAATTGGTTGAAGGAAAAAAAGAACTTTGGATTAAAACCAGTTTCGATCAAATCCCGATTTTCATCAAAGAAGGAGCGATTATTCCGAAATATCCGGTGCAACAATATGTGGGTGAATTGCAATTTGATGAGCTGACTTTGGATGCTTATTACAAATTTGGCAAAGAAAAATCGACCGTTTACGAAGATGCTCAAGATGGTTATGATTATAACAAAGGTCGTTTTTCCTTGAGAACATTTACTTTGAACGGAAAAGAAAAGGAACTAATCATTCAGCAACATACCGAAGGAACATTTGAAACGAAATATTCCAGATTCAAGATTAATTTAAAAGGATTGCCGTTTAAAGTAAAGAGAATTGAATTGGACAATGAAAAAATAACTTTGGATCAAGTACAACTTAATGGAGATAATTCCTTAATCATTGGGAAAGACTTCACAGAAATACACTTGTTCGGAGGATAA
- a CDS encoding M48 family metallopeptidase: MKKGILFFASLLILVVASCSTNPVTGKRTLALVSNSEIFASSFSQYGEFLKTNKVITGTTDAKRVENVGMKIRAAAEKLLKSKGTADQLEGYAWEYKLVDNKEVNAWCMPGGKIVFYSGILPICKDDAGMATVMGHEVAHALANHGQQRMSAGLAQQLGAGVTQAVVGGKSAETQALVMQAYGVGTSVGGMLPFSRSHETEADEIGLTLMAIAGYNPDASVAFWERMSAKSGGNAPAEILSTHPSDATRIANLKKLIPKAKAEAAKFGVTFK, from the coding sequence ATGAAAAAAGGAATTTTATTTTTTGCTTCGCTACTGATTCTAGTGGTAGCATCATGCTCAACAAATCCGGTTACCGGAAAAAGAACATTGGCATTGGTGTCTAATTCTGAAATTTTCGCCTCTTCTTTTAGTCAGTATGGCGAATTTTTGAAAACCAATAAAGTGATTACCGGAACGACTGATGCCAAAAGAGTGGAAAATGTTGGAATGAAAATCAGAGCTGCAGCAGAAAAATTATTGAAATCAAAAGGAACAGCAGATCAGTTAGAAGGATATGCTTGGGAGTATAAATTGGTTGATAACAAAGAAGTAAATGCTTGGTGTATGCCAGGCGGAAAAATTGTTTTCTATTCAGGAATACTTCCTATCTGTAAAGATGATGCTGGAATGGCCACAGTTATGGGGCACGAAGTTGCACACGCCCTAGCCAATCATGGTCAACAACGTATGAGTGCAGGATTAGCACAACAATTAGGTGCCGGTGTTACGCAAGCAGTTGTAGGCGGAAAAAGTGCCGAAACACAAGCATTGGTAATGCAAGCTTATGGTGTTGGTACTAGCGTTGGTGGCATGTTACCTTTTAGCAGAAGTCACGAAACAGAAGCAGATGAAATAGGGCTTACTTTAATGGCAATTGCCGGTTACAATCCGGATGCTTCAGTAGCTTTTTGGGAAAGAATGTCAGCGAAATCCGGAGGCAATGCACCTGCTGAAATCTTGAGTACGCACCCGTCAGATGCTACAAGAATTGCCAACCTTAAGAAGTTAATTCCTAAAGCAAAAGCAGAAGCTGCTAAGTTTGGCGTAACGTTTAAATAA
- a CDS encoding MFS transporter: MATLPKGHPKLLNAWAFYDWANSVYSLVIASAVFPIFYNALFDENNPYVNLFGYSFKNSALISFVTAGAFLCVAIFSPLLSGIADYTGNKKVFMRLFNYIGAFSCIGLYFFDLDNILLGLVFYFFGLIGFWGSLVFYNSYLPDIAFTEQQDKISARGYSMGYLGSVLLLIINLAMIMTADKADKIDMMKYSFVMVGIWWIVFSQYTYYYLPKGNANQQKVTRSVIFNGFRELRKVWNKLQTEVPLKRYLLSFFVFSMAVQTVMLVATYFGAQEINWANAEESQTGLITCILLIQLIAVLGAFLTSRASGKFGNIKVLIVLNAFWVLLCGFAYFITTPMEFYIMASLVGLVMGGIQSLARSTYSKFLPETEDTTSFFSFYDVSEKIGIVIGMMVYGLIDQITGSPRFAIVFLGLFFLSGLLLLLRIPKKHL; encoded by the coding sequence ATGGCAACACTTCCAAAAGGTCATCCAAAATTACTCAACGCTTGGGCATTTTATGACTGGGCGAATTCAGTTTACAGTTTGGTAATTGCTTCGGCAGTTTTCCCTATTTTCTACAATGCCTTGTTTGATGAAAACAATCCTTATGTGAATTTGTTTGGCTATAGTTTTAAAAATTCGGCACTGATTAGCTTTGTTACGGCTGGTGCTTTTTTATGTGTGGCTATTTTTTCTCCTTTGCTTTCAGGTATTGCAGATTATACAGGGAACAAGAAAGTTTTCATGCGACTCTTCAATTATATTGGCGCTTTTTCTTGTATTGGCTTGTACTTTTTCGATTTGGATAATATCCTTTTGGGATTGGTATTCTACTTTTTTGGATTGATTGGATTTTGGGGAAGTTTGGTGTTCTACAATTCTTATTTACCTGATATTGCTTTTACAGAGCAACAAGATAAAATTAGTGCCAGAGGTTATTCTATGGGTTACCTCGGGAGCGTTTTACTTTTGATAATTAATTTGGCCATGATTATGACAGCCGACAAAGCTGATAAAATCGACATGATGAAATATTCATTTGTTATGGTGGGTATTTGGTGGATTGTCTTCAGTCAATACACCTATTATTATTTACCAAAAGGCAATGCTAACCAACAAAAAGTTACTCGTTCAGTCATTTTTAATGGTTTTAGAGAATTACGAAAAGTTTGGAATAAGCTTCAAACCGAAGTACCGCTGAAACGATATTTGTTGAGCTTCTTCGTCTTTAGTATGGCAGTGCAAACTGTAATGTTGGTGGCAACTTATTTCGGAGCCCAAGAAATTAATTGGGCTAATGCCGAAGAAAGCCAAACCGGATTGATTACCTGCATTCTTTTAATTCAACTGATTGCAGTGTTGGGTGCTTTTTTAACGTCGAGAGCTTCCGGTAAATTTGGAAATATTAAAGTGTTGATTGTGTTAAATGCTTTTTGGGTTTTATTATGCGGATTTGCTTATTTTATTACAACTCCAATGGAGTTTTACATCATGGCTTCTTTAGTCGGATTAGTGATGGGCGGAATACAATCCTTAGCCCGTTCGACTTATTCAAAGTTTTTACCGGAAACGGAAGATACAACCTCTTTTTTTAGTTTTTATGATGTGTCTGAGAAAATAGGAATCGTAATCGGGATGATGGTTTATGGTTTGATAGACCAAATTACAGGCAGTCCGAGATTTGCCATTGTTTTTTTAGGATTATTTTTCCTATCAGGATTGTTATTATTGTTGAGAATACCAAAAAAACACTTGTAA
- the lon gene encoding endopeptidase La: MSNHNILTLDSLSLQEFDEQTDLIPLLTPEDEEEMNKEELPNSLPILPLRNTVLFPGVVIPITAGRDKSIKLINDANAGNKIIGVVAQKNEDDEDPTKNDIHTVGTVAQILRVLKMPDGNITVILQGKKRFEINEVTAESPYLKATIKEVEEKRPTKKDTEFQAIVDSIRELAIEIIKESPNIPTEATFAIKNIESQSFLINFVSSNMNLTVKEKQDLLMINILKERALETLRYMNVELQKLELKNDIQSKVRFDLDQQQREYFLQQQMKTIQEELGGVSYEQEIEEMRIKSKTKTWDEKTAKHFEKEISKMQRMNPQAPDFGIQRNYLELFLELPWNHFSKDNFDLKRAQKILDRDHFGLEDVKKRIIEHLAVLKLRNDMKSPIICLTGPPGVGKTSIGKSIAEALGREYVRVSLGGLRDEAEIRGHRKTYIGAMPGRIIQSLKKAGTSNPVFVLDEIDKLSNSHQGDPSSALLEVLDPEQNSEFYDNFLEMGYDLSKVMFIATSNNMSAIQPALKDRMEVIKMTGYTIEEKTEIARQHLLPKQLKEHGLTTKDLTIGKRQLEKIVEGYTRESGVRSLEAKIAQVIRNAAKSVAMEEEYNKKVTDEDIVTILGAPKLARDKSESNDVAGVVTGLAWTSVGGDILFIESLISAGKGTLTLTGNLGTVMKESATIALEYIKANAEIFGLDPEMIAKYNIHLHVPEGATPKDGPSAGIAMLTSLVSLFTQKKVKKNLAMTGEITLRGKVLPVGGIKEKILAAKRANIKEIILCHENKSDIDEIKPEYIDGLTFHYVKEMSEVIDFALTNQKVKNAKTLK, translated from the coding sequence ATGTCAAACCACAATATTTTAACTCTTGACAGTCTGTCATTGCAGGAATTCGATGAACAAACCGATTTAATTCCGCTTTTAACTCCCGAAGATGAAGAGGAAATGAATAAGGAAGAATTACCCAATTCATTACCTATTTTGCCTTTAAGAAACACCGTTTTATTTCCGGGAGTAGTAATTCCAATTACCGCCGGAAGAGACAAATCCATCAAGTTAATCAATGATGCTAATGCCGGCAATAAGATTATCGGTGTAGTCGCTCAGAAGAATGAAGACGATGAAGATCCAACCAAAAATGACATTCATACTGTGGGAACAGTAGCCCAAATTCTAAGGGTTTTAAAAATGCCCGATGGTAATATTACGGTTATTTTACAAGGTAAAAAGCGTTTCGAAATAAACGAAGTTACAGCAGAAAGTCCTTATCTGAAAGCGACTATCAAAGAAGTTGAAGAAAAGCGTCCGACCAAAAAAGATACCGAATTTCAAGCCATAGTGGATTCTATCAGAGAATTGGCTATCGAGATTATCAAGGAAAGTCCAAATATTCCAACCGAAGCGACATTCGCTATAAAAAATATAGAAAGTCAATCTTTCTTAATCAATTTTGTTTCTTCTAATATGAACCTTACGGTGAAAGAAAAACAAGATTTATTGATGATCAACATCTTGAAAGAAAGAGCTTTGGAAACTTTGCGCTACATGAATGTAGAGTTGCAAAAATTGGAATTGAAAAACGATATTCAGTCTAAAGTTCGTTTCGATTTAGACCAACAACAACGCGAATATTTCTTGCAACAGCAAATGAAAACCATCCAAGAAGAATTGGGTGGCGTTTCGTATGAGCAGGAAATTGAAGAAATGCGCATCAAATCCAAAACCAAAACCTGGGACGAAAAAACAGCCAAACATTTTGAGAAAGAAATTTCTAAAATGCAACGCATGAATCCGCAAGCGCCCGATTTTGGTATCCAAAGAAACTACTTAGAGCTGTTTTTAGAATTGCCTTGGAACCATTTTTCCAAAGACAATTTCGATTTAAAACGCGCTCAGAAAATATTAGACCGTGACCATTTCGGTTTAGAAGATGTTAAGAAAAGAATCATTGAGCATTTAGCGGTTTTGAAATTGCGAAATGACATGAAATCGCCAATCATCTGTTTAACCGGTCCTCCGGGTGTTGGTAAAACGTCAATCGGAAAATCTATTGCTGAAGCTTTAGGCAGAGAATATGTTCGCGTTTCTTTAGGCGGTTTGCGTGACGAAGCTGAAATTCGCGGGCATCGTAAAACCTATATTGGTGCGATGCCGGGAAGAATCATCCAAAGTTTGAAAAAAGCGGGAACTTCCAATCCGGTGTTTGTTCTGGATGAAATCGATAAATTGTCTAACAGTCACCAAGGCGATCCGTCTTCGGCTTTGTTAGAGGTTTTAGATCCGGAACAAAACAGCGAATTCTACGACAATTTCCTCGAAATGGGTTACGACCTGTCCAAAGTAATGTTCATTGCAACTTCGAATAATATGTCAGCCATTCAACCGGCGTTGAAAGACAGAATGGAAGTCATTAAAATGACCGGTTATACCATCGAAGAAAAAACCGAAATTGCGCGCCAACATTTGTTACCAAAGCAATTAAAGGAACACGGTTTAACTACTAAAGATTTAACGATAGGAAAAAGACAATTAGAAAAAATTGTTGAAGGGTATACTCGTGAATCCGGTGTGCGTAGTTTGGAAGCCAAAATTGCTCAGGTGATTAGAAATGCAGCCAAATCAGTAGCAATGGAAGAAGAATACAACAAGAAAGTAACTGATGAAGATATCGTGACTATTCTTGGTGCACCAAAATTAGCCCGAGACAAATCCGAAAGCAATGATGTAGCCGGAGTGGTGACCGGATTGGCTTGGACATCGGTTGGTGGTGATATTTTATTTATTGAATCTTTAATTTCTGCCGGAAAAGGGACTTTAACCTTGACCGGAAATTTAGGGACAGTAATGAAAGAATCAGCGACGATTGCTTTAGAATATATTAAAGCCAACGCAGAAATTTTTGGGCTTGATCCTGAAATGATTGCCAAATACAACATCCACTTACACGTTCCGGAAGGTGCTACGCCAAAAGACGGGCCAAGTGCCGGAATTGCGATGTTGACTTCTTTAGTGTCATTATTTACGCAAAAGAAAGTAAAGAAAAACTTGGCCATGACCGGAGAAATTACGCTTCGTGGTAAAGTATTACCGGTTGGTGGTATCAAAGAAAAAATATTGGCAGCCAAAAGAGCCAACATCAAAGAAATCATTTTGTGTCACGAAAACAAAAGCGACATTGATGAAATCAAGCCTGAATATATTGATGGTTTGACGTTTCATTACGTAAAAGAAATGAGTGAAGTGATTGATTTCGCCTTGACCAACCAAAAGGTAAAAAATGCTAAAACACTAAAATAA